Sequence from the Bryobacteraceae bacterium genome:
TCGACCAGCCGTATCGGGCATCCGCACTCGATCTGAACCGCGATGAAGTGCCATGCGGAAATATCAGTGAATGGGAGCCCCGACTCCGGATTGAGAACCTGGGTCGGTGTCCAAACCGACGGCGCGTCGACCGAGAACTCGACGAACCTCAGTCGTTTGTCTCTCGCCCGGCTCGCCATCTCCCGCCTCAGCTCGGGCGAGACTTCCTTGGATTCCAAGCGCGATCTCCCGAGGCTACAGACATCATTTGATATTCTACCATCGCATCATCGACCCACGCAACGGATTGAATCAATCGTATGATGACACGCTTGACGCTTCGCAAGGCAGGCGGCCAGACTTGCAAATCCAATCGCGCGGGCGAGCCGTACCCTAGTGTGTTACTATTCAGACAATCGTGATACCGACCCCGATGCGTTTCGCCACTGCCATTCTGTTCGCAACGCTTTTCGCCAAAGCGCAGACTCCGGAACCGGTGAAGACGTCGATCGTGATCACGGCGTCGCCGCTGCAGCCGGAAGTCGACCACCGGAACAAGGAAGTCTTCGAGCGTACGCTGTTCTCGCGCGACGACCAGGTGTTCCATCTGCTCGAGGCGGGCATCAACGCGGGGCAGCATGAGGGCGGCGGGAAATCCGTGGAGATACGGCGGTTTGGGTTCAACCTGGACCATGGCGGCGTGAACGGCGGGCTCAAGGTGCTGGTGGACAACATCCAGCAGAACCAGACGACGCAGGGTCACGGACAGGGATACCTGGGGGCGCTGAAGGGTCTGTCGCCGGAACTGGTGGAGGAGACCACCATCGTCAACGGGCCGTTCAGTCCGGAGTATGGCGATTTTTCGGGACTGGGCGTGGTGCATGTGCGGCTGCGGGAGTCGCTGCCGGACCAGTGGACGGCGCGCATGCAGGGCGGGTCTTTCAACAACAAGCGCGGGTTTCTGGCGTTCAGCCCCGATTGGAAGAACGTGGACTCGTATGCAGCCTACGATGGGTCGCACAGCGACGGTCCGTTTGTGAAGCCGCTCGACTACCGGCGGGACAACGTGACGGGGAACATGACACGCCGGCTGGCGCGGCAGCGTTCGTTCGCCGTGAAGTGGAGCGCCTCTCGGAACGACTTCTCGTCGTCGGGGCAGATACCGCTCGACGAGGTGACCGCAGGGCGCATGAACCGGTTCGGCTTCCTCGATCCGGGCGAGGGCGGGCGGGTGCGGATGGGGACGTTCGCCGGGTACTATCGTCAGGACTTCGCGGACGGTTCGACGTGGAAAGCAGACGCGTTTCTCGGCCGTTCTCTGTTCGACCTGTTCTCAAATTTCACCTACTTTCTCAACGATCCAGTGAATGGCGACGGCATCCAGCAGCACGATTCGCGCCTGCAGCAGGGCGCGAACACGCAGTATCAGCGGCCGCATCGGGTGGGCGAGGGCTTCAGCATGTTCACCGCGGGCGGGAACTTTCACGCCAACCAGATCAACGTGGGGCTGTACTCGCGGGTGAACCGGAATCCGATGGACAACCTGACGGTGAATCACGCGAACGTGGCCAATGCGGCCGGGTACGTGCAGGAGAGCCTGACGCTGATGACGGGCCGCCTCCTGCTGCAGGGCGGCGCGCGGTACGACTTGTTCCGGTTCGACGTGCGGGACCGGCTGGACGCGGCTGGTTCGGCGAGCGACACGTCCGGACGGTGGCAGCCGAAGTTCGGCGCGGCGTTCACGCCGTCGCGGCGGGCGCCGGTGACGCTGCATGCCAATTACGGCCGCGGGATTTCGTCGATCGACGCGCGGAGCATCAGCAAGAATCCGGCGGGGCCGAAGATCGCGGCAACGGACTTCTGGCAGGCTGGCGTTTCGACACGGATATCGCGCGTGGCGCTGTCGGGCGACGCGTTCCTGATTCAGCGATCGAACGAGATGGTGTACATCGCCGACGACGGATCGCTCGAATTGTACGGGCCGTCGCGGGCGTATGGGTTTGAGACGAAGACGTCGGTGGAGATCACGCGGTGGTTGTATCTGAGCGGCGGCGTGACGAAGGTTGGGAATGCGTATTACCGCGAGGAGTTCCCACGGGTGTACGTGGATCGCGCGCCGCACTTGACGGCGAATGCGGCTTTGACGCTGGCCAACTGGCGGGGGTGGAGTTCGTCGGTGCGGATGAGGGCGATCAACCGGTACGGGTTGGATGGGAGCGACGCGGGGATTTTGGCGGCCGGCCACACGGTGTGGGACTTCAGCATGGTGCGGCGGATCCGGCGCGGGGTGGATTTCCAGTTCGCGATCGACAACGTACTCAACCGCAGTTATTGGGAAGTGCAGAATCTGGTGGATTCGCGGCCGTACCGCGGCGGGGCGGCGATCACGGGGATTCACGGGACGCCGGGCTATCCCCGGACGTTCACGGTTGGGCTGGCGTTCCGGTTTCGGGGGAAGTAGCGGCAGCGAGAGCGAGGACGTTGTCGCGGATGGTTTGCGAAATGGCCTCGAGCGGGAGATCGTTGTCGTCGAAGCCGAAGGGGCCCTCGATCTCGACCCCGATTTCCTCAATGCCGAAGAAGACGTAGCTGACCATGAGGACATCAAGGATCGTGGTCCAGCCGTAGGTCTCGACCAGCGCGAACGGGAGCGTGAAGCAGTAGACGACAAGCGCGCGGCGGAGGTGGACGACGTAGGCGAAGGGGAGCGGCGTCTTGCGGATGCGCTCACAGCCGCCGAGGTAATCGATAAGCAGTTGGACGTTCTGGTCGGCGGCCATCTGGACGAAGTCGGTGACATAGCCCCGACGGCGGGCTTCCTGCAAGCACTCACTCATGCGGGTGGCGACAGCGAGCACGGGGTGCTGCGCGGCTTCGGCGCGGGCGAGTTCGGCGTCGGTGAAGCCGGGAACTTCGCGACCGACGGCTTTCACGCCGCGGAGCGAGTGCATGGCGGCGTAGGGGAATAGCGCGGTCCAGCGGGTGAGGTCGCGGAGCAGTTCGCGGTCGTGGGGGAAATGGATGGTTCCCATGCGGACGAGGTTACGGGTCTCGTTGACGATGCCGCCCCAGAGCTTGCGGCCTTCCCAGAACCGGTCGTAGGAGGCGTTGGTGCGGAAGACGAGGAGCAGGCCGAGCGCGAGTCCGACGAGCGCGTGGAGCGTGGAGGGGATGGCGAGATGGACTCCGCGCTGGTAGGCGAGGACGACCAGCACCGCGAACGCAACGCACACGGCGACGCGGCCAAGGATCTCGCGGACCATCGAGCCCTTGATATCGAAGAAGTGATCGAGCCAGGAATGAGGATCGTAGTCGATCATGCCGCTTTGTTCAGGATACTTCGGCGGCTTCCGCGATTCGAATGCCGATGCGATCGGCCGCGACGCGGAGTTTGTCGTCGGCTGTGAGAAGGCACGCGCTGTGGCGGCGGGCCATGGCGAGGTAGACCAAGTCATAGACGGGGCGGTCCATGAGGACGCCGAGGTCAAAGGCTTCCAGGGCGAGTTCGTGAACCGACCGGTACTCATCCACCAGTTCGAGGGCGGAGCGGAGCAGATTGGCGGCGGAGTCGCGCTTCAGTTGGCCGGCGCGGACGTACTTCCAGAAGGCATTGGCGGCCTCGGCGGGGAGGAGATCAGGGGCGAGGATGAGGTCGGCCTGCTCGATCGGCAGGCGCCACCGTGGGTTGTCCGCTTCGAATGCGGCGCGCACGGCGGCGCTCGCGTCGAGGATGAGGATCAACGCTCGCGATCCTCGCGGATCAGGTCTTCCGGAGTGGCGCCCGGCGGAAAGTCGAGCTGCACCGCGGCCTTGGCCATCTTATCGAGTACCCGGCCGCGGCGCTGTTTCGGGGACTGGCCGAGGCCAAGGGCCCTGGAGAGCAAAACAACGGCCTGCTGAGCCAGACTGCGGTGCTCGCGCTCGGCGGTTTCGGCGAGCTTTTCGTATACCTCAGGAGGCATTTCGCGAACTTGGAGGGCTGGCATACGATTTCAGGATACGATGGAGCGGGGAAGAATGCAATATGAGGAAGATTGCAAGATGGGGAAGAGTACAGTGTGCGTGACGTGAAAGTGGCAGCCAAGGGTCTTTCTTTTCCTGAGCCCCGTATCCGTGCGGATACAGTACTAGGAGTCGGGAGGCCCCGATTCTGCGCAGCGGTTCCATTTCCAATACCAGTAGCCGCCGCGGTAGGCCCAACTGCTACTGCCATCAGCCCGGTCAGCCGGTGCATGGCCCGAACCTGCGATTGACCTACAAGGTTGAGGGCAAGTCCGCCACCGAGTCTCTCCCCACTCCTGCCGCTCAGAAAAAAGC
This genomic interval carries:
- a CDS encoding TonB-dependent receptor plug domain-containing protein, with the protein product MRFATAILFATLFAKAQTPEPVKTSIVITASPLQPEVDHRNKEVFERTLFSRDDQVFHLLEAGINAGQHEGGGKSVEIRRFGFNLDHGGVNGGLKVLVDNIQQNQTTQGHGQGYLGALKGLSPELVEETTIVNGPFSPEYGDFSGLGVVHVRLRESLPDQWTARMQGGSFNNKRGFLAFSPDWKNVDSYAAYDGSHSDGPFVKPLDYRRDNVTGNMTRRLARQRSFAVKWSASRNDFSSSGQIPLDEVTAGRMNRFGFLDPGEGGRVRMGTFAGYYRQDFADGSTWKADAFLGRSLFDLFSNFTYFLNDPVNGDGIQQHDSRLQQGANTQYQRPHRVGEGFSMFTAGGNFHANQINVGLYSRVNRNPMDNLTVNHANVANAAGYVQESLTLMTGRLLLQGGARYDLFRFDVRDRLDAAGSASDTSGRWQPKFGAAFTPSRRAPVTLHANYGRGISSIDARSISKNPAGPKIAATDFWQAGVSTRISRVALSGDAFLIQRSNEMVYIADDGSLELYGPSRAYGFETKTSVEITRWLYLSGGVTKVGNAYYREEFPRVYVDRAPHLTANAALTLANWRGWSSSVRMRAINRYGLDGSDAGILAAGHTVWDFSMVRRIRRGVDFQFAIDNVLNRSYWEVQNLVDSRPYRGGAAITGIHGTPGYPRTFTVGLAFRFRGK
- a CDS encoding bestrophin family ion channel, whose product is MIDYDPHSWLDHFFDIKGSMVREILGRVAVCVAFAVLVVLAYQRGVHLAIPSTLHALVGLALGLLLVFRTNASYDRFWEGRKLWGGIVNETRNLVRMGTIHFPHDRELLRDLTRWTALFPYAAMHSLRGVKAVGREVPGFTDAELARAEAAQHPVLAVATRMSECLQEARRRGYVTDFVQMAADQNVQLLIDYLGGCERIRKTPLPFAYVVHLRRALVVYCFTLPFALVETYGWTTILDVLMVSYVFFGIEEIGVEIEGPFGFDDNDLPLEAISQTIRDNVLALAAATSPETGTPAQP
- a CDS encoding type II toxin-antitoxin system VapC family toxin — encoded protein: MILILDASAAVRAAFEADNPRWRLPIEQADLILAPDLLPAEAANAFWKYVRAGQLKRDSAANLLRSALELVDEYRSVHELALEAFDLGVLMDRPVYDLVYLAMARRHSACLLTADDKLRVAADRIGIRIAEAAEVS